In one Balaenoptera musculus isolate JJ_BM4_2016_0621 chromosome 2, mBalMus1.pri.v3, whole genome shotgun sequence genomic region, the following are encoded:
- the LOC118890861 gene encoding 40S ribosomal protein S15a-like: protein MVPMKVLADVLKSIYDAEKRGEPQVLIRPSSEVIMQFLTVMMEHGYAGEFEIVDHRAGKIVVNLTGRLSRCGVISPRLDVQLKDVGKWQNNLLPSRQFGFIVLPTSAGIVDHEAR from the coding sequence ATGGTGCCCATGAAGGTCCTGGCTGATGTTCTCAAGAGCATCTACGATGCTGAAAAGAGAGGCGAACCCCAGGTTCTCATTAGGCCATCCTCCGAAGTCATCATGCAGTTTCTAACTGTGATGATGGAGCATGGTTACGCTGGCGAGTTTGAAATCGTTGATCACAGAGCTGGGAAAATTGTTGTGAACCTCACAGGCAGGCTAAGCAGGTGTGGAGTGATCAGCCCCAGACTTGATGTGCAGCTCAAAGATGTGGGAAAATGGCAGAATAACCTGCTCCCTTCACGTCAGTTTGGTTTCATTGTACTGCCAACCTCAGCTGGCATCGTGGACCATGAAGCAAGATGA